The Haemorhous mexicanus isolate bHaeMex1 chromosome 5, bHaeMex1.pri, whole genome shotgun sequence genome contains a region encoding:
- the MKRN1 gene encoding E3 ubiquitin-protein ligase makorin-1 isoform X2, translated as MAEAVAALETTAGAAAAALGSPAAAAGAAAVAFDFAAVPPPSAGPGGGGWTKQVTCRYFMHGVCKEGDNCRYSHDLSTSQSAMVCRYYQRGCCAYGDHCRYEHTKPLIQEEVTDVNPEAEIYPSVSSEFASLPETVEEFITEIEDENTDLAAAGVGAEDWVNAVEFVPGQPYCGRGPLQVLEGCSKVTPEPSLLQAEQPQLSEPFLIGEVFHPSNHLHGPQLAAPFCAEAPLQEMVIEEEYEKQQADVEMKKELCPYAALGECRYGENCVYIHGDVCDMCGLQVLHPIDAAQRSQHIKSCIEAHEKDMELSFAVQRSKDMVCGICMEVVYEKANPSERRFGILSNCSHTYCLKCIRKWRSAKQFESKIIKSCPECRITSNFVIPSEYWVEEKEEKQKLIQKYKEAMSNKPCRYFDEGRGSCPFGGNCFYKHEYPDGRQEEPQRPKAQRRNRFWEFIEERENGDPFETDEDEVVTFELGEMLLMLLAAGGDDELTDSEDEWDLFHDELEDYYDLDL; from the exons ATGGCGGAGGCGGTGGCGGCGCTGGAGACAACGGCGggcgcggcggccgcggcccTGGGGTCACCCGCGGCGGCCGCGGGAGCGGCGGCCGTTGCCTTCGACTTCGCGGCCGTGCCGCCGCCatccgcggggccggggggtgGCGGTTGGACCAAGCAGGTCACCTGCAG ATACTTCATGCATGGAGTCTGCAAGGAAGGAGACAACTGCCGCTACTCCCATGACCTCTCCACCAGTCAGTCTGCCATGGTGTGCAGGTATTACCAGCGAGGATGCTGTGCTTATGGAGATCATTGCAG ATATGAACATACCAAGCCACTAATACAGGAAGAGGTGACTGATGTTAACCCAGAGGCAGAAATCTATCCATCAGTGTCCTCAGAGTTTGCATCGCTCCCTGAAACAGTTGAAGAATTTATTACTGAGATAGAAGATGAAAATACAgatctggcagcagcaggagtagGGGCTGAAGACTGGGTGAATGCAGTGGAGtttgtccctgggcagccataCTGTGGACGTG gcccccttcaggtcctggaaggcTGCAGTAAGGTCACCCcggagccttctcttctccaggccgagcaaccccagctctctgagcctttcctcataggGGAGGTGTTCCATCCCTCTAatcatcttcatggccctcAACTAG ctgctcctttctgtgctgaagcACCCTTGCAGGAAATGGTGATTGAAGAAGAATACGAGAAGCAGCAGGCAGATGTGGAGATGAAGAAGGAGCTGTGTCCCTACGCTGCGTTAGGAGAATGTCGTTATGGAGAAAACTGCGTGTACATCCATGGCGACGTGTGTGATATGTGTGGCCTGCAGGTCTTGCATCCCATTGATGCTGCACAGAGATCTCAGCACATAAAG TCTTGCATTGAAGCTCACgagaaggacatggagcttTCCTTTGCCGTCCAGCGTAGTAAAGACATGGTGTGCGGGATCTGCATGGAGGTGGTGTATGAGAAAGCTAACCCTAGCGAGCGCCGCTTTGGGATCCTCTCCAACTGCAGCCACACTTACTGTCTCAAGTGCATCCGCAAGTGGAGGAGTGCTAAACAGTTTGAGAGCAAGATTATAAA GTCCTGCCCAGAATGCCGGATCACGTCTAACTTTGTCATTCCAAGTGAGTACTgggtggaggagaaggaagagaagcagaaactCATTCAGAAATACAAGGAGGCAATGAG caaCAAGCCATGCAGGTATTTTGATGAAGGCCGTGGGAGCTGTCCTTTTGGAGGGAACTGTTTTTACAAGCATGAGTATCCTGATGGCCGCCAAGAGGAGCCACAAAGACCCAAA GCACAGCGGAGGAATCGGTTCTGGGAGTTCATTGAGGAGCGAGAGAACGGTGATCCCTTTGAAACCGACGAGGATGAGGTGGTGACCTTTGAGCTTGGTGAGATGTTGCTTATGCTGTTGGCAGCCGGAGGTGATGATGAGCTAACGGATTCCGAGGATGAGTGGGACTTATTTCATGATGAGCTGGAAGATTATTATGATTTGGATCTATAG
- the MKRN1 gene encoding E3 ubiquitin-protein ligase makorin-1 isoform X1, which translates to MAEAVAALETTAGAAAAALGSPAAAAGAAAVAFDFAAVPPPSAGPGGGGWTKQVTCRYFMHGVCKEGDNCRYSHDLSTSQSAMVCRYYQRGCCAYGDHCRYEHTKPLIQEEVTDVNPEAEIYPSVSSEFASLPETVEEFITEIEDENTDLAAAGVGAEDWVNAVEFVPGQPYCGRGPLQVLEGCSKVTPEPSLLQAEQPQLSEPFLIGEVFHPSNHLHGPQLAAPFCAEAPLQEMVIEEEYEKQQADVEMKKELCPYAALGECRYGENCVYIHGDVCDMCGLQVLHPIDAAQRSQHIKSCIEAHEKDMELSFAVQRSKDMVCGICMEVVYEKANPSERRFGILSNCSHTYCLKCIRKWRSAKQFESKIIKSCPECRITSNFVIPSEYWVEEKEEKQKLIQKYKEAMSNKPCRYFDEGRGSCPFGGNCFYKHEYPDGRQEEPQRPKVGTSSRYRAQRRNRFWEFIEERENGDPFETDEDEVVTFELGEMLLMLLAAGGDDELTDSEDEWDLFHDELEDYYDLDL; encoded by the exons ATGGCGGAGGCGGTGGCGGCGCTGGAGACAACGGCGggcgcggcggccgcggcccTGGGGTCACCCGCGGCGGCCGCGGGAGCGGCGGCCGTTGCCTTCGACTTCGCGGCCGTGCCGCCGCCatccgcggggccggggggtgGCGGTTGGACCAAGCAGGTCACCTGCAG ATACTTCATGCATGGAGTCTGCAAGGAAGGAGACAACTGCCGCTACTCCCATGACCTCTCCACCAGTCAGTCTGCCATGGTGTGCAGGTATTACCAGCGAGGATGCTGTGCTTATGGAGATCATTGCAG ATATGAACATACCAAGCCACTAATACAGGAAGAGGTGACTGATGTTAACCCAGAGGCAGAAATCTATCCATCAGTGTCCTCAGAGTTTGCATCGCTCCCTGAAACAGTTGAAGAATTTATTACTGAGATAGAAGATGAAAATACAgatctggcagcagcaggagtagGGGCTGAAGACTGGGTGAATGCAGTGGAGtttgtccctgggcagccataCTGTGGACGTG gcccccttcaggtcctggaaggcTGCAGTAAGGTCACCCcggagccttctcttctccaggccgagcaaccccagctctctgagcctttcctcataggGGAGGTGTTCCATCCCTCTAatcatcttcatggccctcAACTAG ctgctcctttctgtgctgaagcACCCTTGCAGGAAATGGTGATTGAAGAAGAATACGAGAAGCAGCAGGCAGATGTGGAGATGAAGAAGGAGCTGTGTCCCTACGCTGCGTTAGGAGAATGTCGTTATGGAGAAAACTGCGTGTACATCCATGGCGACGTGTGTGATATGTGTGGCCTGCAGGTCTTGCATCCCATTGATGCTGCACAGAGATCTCAGCACATAAAG TCTTGCATTGAAGCTCACgagaaggacatggagcttTCCTTTGCCGTCCAGCGTAGTAAAGACATGGTGTGCGGGATCTGCATGGAGGTGGTGTATGAGAAAGCTAACCCTAGCGAGCGCCGCTTTGGGATCCTCTCCAACTGCAGCCACACTTACTGTCTCAAGTGCATCCGCAAGTGGAGGAGTGCTAAACAGTTTGAGAGCAAGATTATAAA GTCCTGCCCAGAATGCCGGATCACGTCTAACTTTGTCATTCCAAGTGAGTACTgggtggaggagaaggaagagaagcagaaactCATTCAGAAATACAAGGAGGCAATGAG caaCAAGCCATGCAGGTATTTTGATGAAGGCCGTGGGAGCTGTCCTTTTGGAGGGAACTGTTTTTACAAGCATGAGTATCCTGATGGCCGCCAAGAGGAGCCACAAAGACCCAAAGTAGGAACCTCAAGTAGATACCGG GCACAGCGGAGGAATCGGTTCTGGGAGTTCATTGAGGAGCGAGAGAACGGTGATCCCTTTGAAACCGACGAGGATGAGGTGGTGACCTTTGAGCTTGGTGAGATGTTGCTTATGCTGTTGGCAGCCGGAGGTGATGATGAGCTAACGGATTCCGAGGATGAGTGGGACTTATTTCATGATGAGCTGGAAGATTATTATGATTTGGATCTATAG